The following proteins come from a genomic window of Myroides odoratus DSM 2801:
- a CDS encoding methylated-DNA--[protein]-cysteine S-methyltransferase, with product MKEAALNYTRIAEAIEYIHTNFKRQPRLDEVANALHLSPAHFQRLFTEWAGTSPKKFLQFTSLEYAKWLLKDQQVTLFDATFETGLSSTSRLHDLFITLEGMTPAEYQHGGQQLTINYSFASSFFGPILIASTAKGICHLVFVTAEAVALQELKAKFPQATFQAQTDQLQLQALKIFQQSKPDLNQIKLHLKGTEFQLKVWQSLLAVPMGELTTYGAIAQAIDNPKASRAVGTAIGNNPIAFLIPCHRVIQSSGVFGNYMWGATRKTAIIGWEGAQVYGNNESKNTADELI from the coding sequence ATGAAAGAAGCAGCCTTAAACTATACTCGTATTGCGGAAGCGATTGAATATATTCATACGAATTTCAAAAGACAACCTCGTTTAGATGAAGTTGCAAATGCTTTGCATTTAAGTCCGGCGCATTTTCAGCGTTTATTTACAGAATGGGCAGGTACTAGTCCGAAGAAATTCTTACAATTTACGAGTTTAGAATATGCAAAATGGCTACTCAAGGACCAACAAGTGACCTTATTTGATGCCACCTTTGAAACAGGGTTATCCAGTACCAGTCGTTTGCATGATTTGTTTATTACCCTCGAAGGAATGACCCCTGCAGAGTATCAGCATGGAGGACAACAACTGACAATTAACTACAGCTTTGCCTCTAGTTTTTTTGGCCCTATTTTAATTGCTTCAACGGCAAAAGGCATTTGTCACCTCGTCTTTGTTACAGCAGAAGCGGTAGCCTTACAAGAGTTAAAAGCTAAATTTCCACAAGCTACCTTTCAAGCACAAACCGATCAGTTACAACTACAAGCGCTAAAAATCTTTCAACAGTCTAAACCCGACTTGAATCAGATCAAACTGCATTTAAAAGGAACGGAGTTCCAGCTCAAAGTTTGGCAAAGCTTACTTGCAGTTCCCATGGGCGAATTAACCACCTATGGAGCTATTGCACAAGCGATAGATAATCCCAAAGCATCAAGAGCTGTGGGCACAGCGATTGGAAACAACCCGATCGCCTTTTTAATCCCGTGTCATCGCGTTATTCAATCCTCGGGTGTCTTTGGTAACTATATGTGGGGAGCGACGCGTAAAACGGCTATTATAGGCTGGGAAGGCGCACAAGTATATGGAAATAACGAATCAAAAAATACAGCTGATGAACTTATTTAA
- a CDS encoding GNAT family N-acetyltransferase — MDTTINKIELRNLQLDDYLELKNSMLESYTGMEDPYWDKSEIENLLSIFPEGQLVVLVDDIVVGSALSIIIDEKKAMSAHNYDQITGYSSFSTHNPKGNILYGIDVFIHPKYRGLRLGRRLYDARKELCEQLNLKSIVFAGRIPKYAKYANELTPKQYLDKVKAKEINDPVMSFQMSNDFHMVRLMRNYLDGDKESKDYAVLLEWNNIYYEKEVQLINTKKSVVRLGLIQWQMRPFNDLEEFFDQAEFFINAVSDYESDFAMFPELFTAPLMAAYNHLSEADSIRELARYTTPIRKRFQEYAISYNINIISGSMPYIIDGTLYNVGFLCKRDGTYEMYSKIHITPNEVHYWGMQGGSAIQTFDTDCGKIGIIVCYDVEFPELPRLLAEDGMEILFVPFLTDTQNGYTRVRNCAAARAIENECYVAIAGCVGNLPKVNNMDIQFAQAAVFTPSDFAFPTNGVKAEATPNTEMTLIVDVNLDLLKELHEHGSVRIMKDRRLDLYDLQKKK; from the coding sequence ATGGATACTACAATTAACAAGATTGAACTTCGCAACCTCCAACTTGACGATTATTTGGAGCTTAAAAATTCAATGCTTGAATCCTATACGGGTATGGAAGACCCTTATTGGGATAAAAGTGAGATAGAGAACCTACTGAGTATTTTCCCAGAAGGACAGTTGGTCGTTTTGGTGGATGATATTGTTGTAGGATCGGCGCTTTCTATTATCATTGATGAGAAGAAAGCCATGTCCGCCCATAATTACGATCAGATTACGGGTTATTCTTCTTTTAGTACACACAACCCGAAAGGGAATATTTTATACGGGATTGACGTTTTTATTCACCCAAAATATAGAGGATTACGTCTAGGTCGTCGTTTATACGATGCGCGTAAAGAATTGTGTGAACAACTCAACTTAAAATCGATTGTATTTGCAGGAAGAATCCCGAAATACGCCAAATATGCAAATGAACTTACGCCAAAACAATACTTAGACAAAGTGAAGGCGAAAGAAATTAACGACCCGGTGATGTCCTTCCAAATGTCGAATGACTTCCACATGGTTCGCTTGATGCGCAATTATTTGGATGGAGATAAAGAATCGAAAGATTATGCTGTATTATTAGAGTGGAATAACATCTACTACGAAAAAGAGGTACAGCTTATCAACACCAAAAAGAGTGTGGTTCGCTTGGGTCTCATTCAATGGCAAATGCGTCCCTTTAATGATTTAGAAGAGTTCTTTGATCAAGCGGAGTTTTTCATCAATGCGGTATCGGATTATGAAAGTGACTTTGCCATGTTCCCGGAGTTGTTTACAGCGCCTTTAATGGCAGCGTATAACCACTTATCGGAGGCCGACTCCATTCGTGAGCTTGCACGTTACACCACGCCAATCCGCAAGCGATTCCAAGAATATGCTATTTCATACAACATCAATATTATTTCTGGTAGTATGCCGTATATCATTGATGGAACCTTATACAATGTTGGTTTCCTTTGCAAACGCGATGGTACGTATGAAATGTATTCGAAAATTCACATTACTCCAAATGAGGTTCACTATTGGGGAATGCAAGGGGGCTCAGCCATCCAAACCTTCGATACCGATTGTGGAAAAATCGGAATTATCGTTTGTTATGATGTCGAATTTCCTGAATTACCACGTTTACTTGCCGAAGACGGAATGGAAATTCTGTTCGTTCCTTTCTTAACGGATACTCAAAACGGATATACCCGTGTTCGCAACTGTGCTGCTGCTCGTGCCATTGAAAATGAGTGTTATGTAGCCATTGCAGGATGTGTGGGTAACTTACCAAAAGTAAATAACATGGACATCCAGTTTGCACAAGCTGCTGTATTCACGCCTTCTGATTTTGCCTTCCCTACTAATGGAGTCAAAGCAGAAGCAACTCCAAATACAGAGATGACGTTAATTGTCGATGTCAACCTAGACTTGTTGAAAGAATTACACGAACACGGAAGTGTCCGTATCATGAAAGATAGACGTCTAGATTTATACGATTTACAGAAAAAGAAATAA
- a CDS encoding single-stranded DNA-binding protein produces the protein MSSLRNRVQLIGRAGQNAEIIVFGSDKKRATFSIAVNEFYYNDKGEKIENVQWHNVVAWGKLADIAEKYVLKGKEVAIEGKLVNRSYEDKENNKRYITEIVVSELLF, from the coding sequence ATGAGTTCATTACGAAACCGCGTTCAACTAATTGGACGAGCAGGGCAAAATGCAGAAATTATCGTTTTTGGTTCAGATAAAAAACGAGCTACTTTTTCTATTGCGGTCAACGAGTTTTACTACAATGACAAAGGCGAAAAGATTGAAAATGTGCAATGGCATAATGTTGTTGCTTGGGGCAAACTAGCAGATATTGCTGAAAAATATGTCTTAAAAGGCAAAGAGGTGGCTATTGAAGGAAAGTTGGTGAATCGTTCCTATGAGGACAAGGAAAACAACAAGAGATACATCACTGAAATCGTCGTTTCGGAGTTGCTTTTTTAG
- a CDS encoding response regulator transcription factor — MENLLSQILVIEDDIRVAELLQRSLQDQNFAVDVAYDGYMGKKLALQKKYQLIITDVILPKINGIDLCKELKQSLPNTPIIMLTALGTTDDKVEGFDAGADDYLVKPFELRELYVRIRALLKRFENATETSNPILKYADLEIDLNQKKFKRAGQEIHLTPKEFNLMQFMMENPERVLSRTEISEKVWDTHFDTGTNFIDVYINYLRKKIELDANNKLIHTKSGMGFILQSHEN; from the coding sequence ATGGAAAATCTTTTGAGTCAAATATTAGTAATAGAAGACGATATTCGCGTTGCAGAATTGCTTCAACGCAGCTTGCAAGATCAGAACTTTGCTGTAGATGTGGCCTATGATGGCTATATGGGAAAGAAATTAGCCCTACAGAAAAAGTACCAATTGATTATTACCGATGTCATCCTGCCAAAGATTAATGGTATTGATTTGTGTAAGGAACTCAAACAAAGCTTGCCCAATACCCCAATCATTATGTTGACTGCCTTAGGAACAACTGATGATAAAGTAGAGGGATTTGATGCAGGTGCAGATGATTATTTGGTGAAACCTTTTGAATTACGCGAACTTTATGTCCGCATTCGCGCTTTATTGAAGCGTTTTGAAAATGCTACAGAAACCAGCAATCCAATTTTAAAATATGCCGACTTGGAGATTGATTTGAATCAGAAGAAATTCAAGCGTGCAGGACAAGAAATTCACCTGACCCCCAAAGAATTTAACCTGATGCAATTCATGATGGAAAACCCAGAGCGCGTCTTATCGCGAACGGAGATTTCTGAAAAAGTATGGGATACCCATTTTGATACAGGAACGAACTTTATTGATGTTTACATCAACTATCTGAGAAAGAAGATTGAACTCGATGCGAATAACAAATTGATTCATACAAAATCTGGTATGGGTTTTATCTTGCAAAGCCATGAGAATTAA
- a CDS encoding sensor histidine kinase produces the protein MRIKTRLTLLFTLLVASILLVFASVIYWSSSKSREVEFYEELEKEAITKAKLFLEAQVKPTTLHKIYLNNSEIINEVEVAVYDYNFNLLYHDAEEIDRVKETKEMIGSIIDKGSLHYTQEDWQVIGMTYSFNDQNYIVTATAYDEYGYTKLQNLFVTIVVLVVISLLVIYFVGLFFADKVLLPIKKMNDEVNQITATNLDLRISTEKNKDELGALANTFNEMLNRLENSFDSQKQFVSNISHELRTPLAAIIAELELALSKEQNQAYYIQTIENALNDSQKIVRLSNSLLDFAKASYDPTEIVFKSIRVDEVILDACQKLQKMDASYKFNFVIDESVTKEEMMMVHANPYLLEVALVNLLENACKFSEQKACTIQVKYEDYHLVVQVIDKGIGIAEEDLESIFVPFYRGKNQNYKEGNGIGLPLTNKIIKLHKGTLRVDSQVGEGTTFTIQF, from the coding sequence ATGAGAATTAAAACCAGACTGACACTGCTGTTTACCTTGTTGGTGGCCTCTATACTATTGGTTTTCGCCAGTGTTATTTATTGGTCTTCCTCCAAAAGCAGAGAAGTTGAGTTTTATGAAGAATTGGAAAAAGAAGCGATTACGAAAGCCAAACTCTTTTTAGAAGCGCAAGTAAAACCTACAACTTTACACAAAATTTACCTCAACAATAGTGAAATTATCAATGAGGTTGAGGTAGCCGTTTATGATTATAATTTCAACTTATTGTATCACGATGCAGAAGAGATTGATCGCGTAAAGGAAACCAAAGAAATGATTGGAAGCATCATTGATAAAGGAAGTTTACACTATACACAAGAAGATTGGCAAGTCATTGGAATGACGTATTCATTTAATGACCAAAACTATATCGTTACAGCTACGGCGTATGATGAATACGGTTACACCAAGTTGCAAAACTTATTTGTAACTATTGTCGTACTCGTGGTAATCTCGTTGTTAGTCATCTATTTTGTGGGGTTATTTTTTGCAGATAAAGTATTGCTGCCCATCAAGAAGATGAATGATGAGGTGAATCAAATCACAGCTACAAATTTAGATCTGCGCATTAGCACAGAAAAAAATAAAGATGAACTAGGAGCTTTGGCTAATACATTTAATGAGATGCTGAATCGCCTAGAGAATTCTTTTGATTCTCAAAAGCAATTTGTGTCCAATATTTCGCATGAACTGCGAACGCCACTAGCAGCTATTATTGCAGAACTGGAGTTAGCTCTAAGTAAAGAACAGAATCAAGCGTATTATATTCAGACGATTGAGAACGCCCTAAACGATTCACAAAAAATCGTGCGTTTATCCAATAGCTTATTAGACTTTGCGAAAGCAAGCTATGATCCAACAGAAATTGTATTTAAATCAATTCGCGTGGATGAGGTGATTTTAGATGCTTGTCAGAAGTTGCAGAAAATGGATGCCTCGTATAAATTTAATTTTGTCATTGACGAATCGGTAACCAAGGAAGAAATGATGATGGTACATGCTAATCCTTATTTGTTAGAGGTTGCCTTGGTTAATTTACTCGAAAATGCGTGTAAGTTTTCAGAACAGAAGGCTTGTACCATTCAAGTGAAATACGAAGATTATCACTTAGTCGTTCAAGTGATCGACAAGGGAATTGGTATAGCGGAGGAGGATTTGGAATCTATTTTTGTGCCTTTTTATCGCGGTAAAAACCAAAACTACAAAGAGGGAAATGGCATTGGTCTTCCCTTGACGAATAAAATTATCAAACTACATAAAGGAACGTTGCGTGTCGACTCTCAAGTAGGAGAAGGAACGACCTTTACGATTCAATTTTAA
- a CDS encoding MgtC/SapB family protein encodes MAITVFILRLLLAFVLGALIGAERQVRQKSAGLRTNTLVCIGAAGFVLMSYQIGGTAVGRVASYVVSGIGFLGAGVIMKDGFSIRGLNTAATIWCSASVGSMCGVGLWQEAIAMTILIVGAHLLLRPIGNLMNKLSFETESDSAEVFYEIIVGCKEQVENDIRVMVLKHLKAQKELQMRSLKSSDNGNPAFSYLKFEVYCIGRKDDILEQITQKVSLEFGVSEVSWELITY; translated from the coding sequence ATGGCAATTACAGTATTTATTTTAAGATTATTACTTGCTTTTGTTTTAGGAGCGTTAATTGGTGCTGAGCGTCAAGTAAGACAAAAAAGTGCAGGATTGAGAACCAATACGTTGGTTTGTATTGGAGCAGCGGGATTTGTATTAATGTCGTATCAAATTGGAGGAACTGCTGTAGGGCGTGTAGCTTCTTATGTTGTAAGTGGAATTGGTTTTCTAGGAGCTGGCGTGATTATGAAAGATGGATTCAGCATCCGCGGTTTGAATACAGCAGCAACAATTTGGTGCTCAGCTTCAGTTGGCTCTATGTGTGGAGTAGGTTTATGGCAAGAGGCAATCGCAATGACGATTTTAATTGTAGGGGCTCACTTGTTATTACGTCCCATTGGGAATTTAATGAATAAGCTGTCTTTTGAAACAGAAAGCGATTCTGCCGAAGTATTCTACGAAATCATTGTAGGATGTAAAGAGCAAGTAGAGAATGATATCCGAGTGATGGTGTTGAAGCACCTGAAAGCACAAAAAGAATTGCAAATGCGTTCGCTAAAAAGCTCAGATAATGGCAACCCTGCCTTTTCCTACCTCAAATTTGAGGTGTACTGTATCGGACGTAAGGATGATATTTTAGAACAGATTACACAAAAAGTTTCTTTAGAATTTGGTGTATCTGAAGTTTCATGGGAGTTAATTACATACTAA
- the mgtE gene encoding magnesium transporter, with amino-acid sequence MRTMKYEHSSLRKIAQDFQGLDQMMKMLPVLKKMPIIDVSEALSLMETKELFVILREFPLEHQAEIFAAFPLVKQLSVFQQLSMKRFARLFEQMPSEDRADLFQILTQQEQIDLLPFLTKQVRENVLALSSYPEDTAGGIMSTDFATVGKDMTCFEAIHKVRQDAPSKKTIYYIYVVNEDQTLLGFITLKDLIIAEPHQLVQEELHRDFVFGYVDEENEEVAAKIDKYELVALPILNRKKQLVGIVTHDDALDIIQAEHTEDMQKFMGVMGSSEDADYEQTSVFDHFKKRVFWLVTLAIVGLVSGLIIHNFEGALAQMVILAIYMPMVADAGGNAGSQSATVVVRAIALGQITVKSWMLVLWKEMKIGLMLALCLGVLAFSKVVLLSWETESPEVFSLWIIGGVIAVALFLQVIFSTVIGAALPLLVKKMGADPAVVASPAIRTIVNILGLLIYFGLAAYIFDLH; translated from the coding sequence ATGAGAACAATGAAGTACGAACACAGCAGTTTACGCAAAATAGCACAAGATTTTCAAGGATTAGATCAAATGATGAAGATGCTTCCGGTATTGAAAAAGATGCCCATTATTGATGTGAGTGAGGCGCTTTCTTTGATGGAAACAAAAGAACTGTTTGTTATTTTACGCGAATTTCCACTAGAACATCAAGCTGAAATCTTTGCAGCCTTTCCTTTGGTGAAACAACTTTCTGTTTTTCAGCAGTTGAGCATGAAGCGCTTTGCTCGATTATTTGAGCAAATGCCATCTGAAGATCGCGCTGATTTATTTCAAATTCTAACACAACAGGAACAAATTGATTTGTTGCCGTTTTTGACCAAGCAAGTACGAGAGAATGTATTGGCGTTGAGCTCTTATCCTGAAGATACGGCAGGTGGAATTATGAGTACCGATTTTGCGACCGTTGGTAAGGATATGACTTGTTTTGAAGCAATTCACAAGGTGCGTCAAGATGCACCATCAAAGAAAACGATTTACTATATCTATGTGGTAAATGAAGACCAAACCCTATTGGGATTCATTACCCTAAAAGATCTCATTATAGCAGAACCGCATCAACTGGTCCAAGAAGAACTACACCGCGATTTTGTTTTTGGCTATGTTGACGAAGAAAATGAAGAAGTTGCGGCTAAGATTGATAAATACGAATTAGTAGCCTTGCCTATTCTCAATCGCAAGAAACAGCTGGTGGGGATTGTAACCCATGATGATGCTTTAGATATTATTCAGGCAGAACACACCGAAGACATGCAAAAGTTTATGGGGGTAATGGGAAGTAGTGAGGATGCGGATTATGAGCAAACTTCTGTTTTCGATCACTTTAAAAAACGCGTGTTTTGGTTGGTGACTTTAGCTATTGTTGGCTTAGTATCAGGGTTAATCATTCACAATTTTGAAGGAGCCCTTGCGCAAATGGTCATTCTAGCCATCTATATGCCTATGGTAGCAGATGCAGGAGGAAACGCAGGAAGTCAGTCCGCAACGGTTGTTGTACGAGCAATTGCATTAGGACAAATAACAGTAAAGTCCTGGATGCTTGTGCTGTGGAAAGAAATGAAAATCGGATTGATGTTAGCCTTGTGCTTGGGCGTGTTAGCCTTTAGTAAAGTGGTCCTGTTGAGTTGGGAAACAGAATCGCCAGAAGTGTTTAGCCTGTGGATTATTGGCGGAGTGATTGCAGTGGCTTTGTTTTTACAAGTGATATTTTCTACTGTCATTGGGGCTGCCTTGCCGCTCCTTGTGAAGAAAATGGGAGCTGATCCAGCTGTAGTAGCGAGCCCAGCAATTCGAACCATAGTCAATATTCTTGGATTGTTAATCTATTTCGGATTAGCGGCTTACATCTTCGATTTACACTAA
- a CDS encoding efflux RND transporter periplasmic adaptor subunit, producing the protein MAKKVQIAGVLGLSILLSFCSDKKEQTSDVAPYQVNNQVISLTENSNLKGRIKVTEVEVEDFTFDLVTAGLVKAIPNHYAEIASPFSGRIIKSFIKLGQKVSVNQPLFEVSSPDYFEAQKDYFDSKQEYKQASLNLKRQADLLANGVGVRQEYEEAETENSMAKAAFDNATAAIKIYNVQPTSLVLGQPLIVRSPIEGEVLENNIVLGQYINDDADPVIKIAALNKIWIVGKVKEKDIQHLTKLNKVQIELSAYPGEPIEGTIYHVNEIVDEETRSIDVLIEVNNNDRKLKPGMYVNVRFIDQPEKVILVPSRAVLQGEDDSFVFVEVAPNEYIRKNVVIGGVSGNQTVILSGLEKGDKIVSEGGIYLPQL; encoded by the coding sequence ATGGCAAAAAAAGTACAAATAGCAGGAGTTCTAGGCTTGAGTATCTTATTGAGTTTTTGCTCTGATAAAAAGGAACAAACCAGTGACGTTGCACCATACCAAGTGAATAATCAGGTCATTTCCTTAACAGAAAATTCAAACCTCAAAGGCAGAATTAAAGTAACAGAAGTAGAAGTAGAAGATTTTACTTTTGATTTAGTAACTGCAGGTTTAGTAAAAGCAATACCGAACCATTATGCGGAGATTGCCTCTCCTTTTTCGGGGAGAATTATCAAATCGTTTATCAAATTGGGTCAAAAAGTAAGTGTGAACCAACCCTTATTCGAAGTGTCTTCACCAGATTATTTCGAAGCACAAAAGGATTACTTTGATTCCAAACAAGAATACAAGCAGGCGTCTTTGAATTTAAAAAGACAAGCAGACTTACTAGCGAACGGAGTTGGAGTTCGCCAAGAGTATGAAGAAGCTGAAACGGAAAACTCAATGGCAAAAGCTGCTTTTGACAATGCTACAGCTGCCATCAAAATATACAATGTACAACCGACCTCTTTGGTTTTAGGACAGCCGTTAATTGTGCGTTCTCCTATTGAAGGTGAAGTATTGGAAAACAATATTGTATTAGGGCAGTACATCAATGATGATGCAGATCCTGTAATTAAAATTGCTGCATTGAACAAAATTTGGATTGTAGGAAAGGTCAAAGAAAAAGACATCCAACATTTGACCAAGTTGAATAAAGTTCAAATTGAGTTATCTGCTTATCCAGGTGAGCCTATCGAGGGAACCATTTACCATGTGAATGAAATTGTAGATGAAGAAACGAGAAGTATCGATGTGTTAATTGAAGTAAATAACAACGATCGCAAGTTAAAACCAGGCATGTATGTGAATGTACGTTTCATTGATCAACCGGAAAAAGTGATTTTAGTCCCTTCTAGAGCCGTATTACAGGGAGAAGATGATTCTTTCGTTTTTGTTGAAGTAGCACCAAACGAATACATCCGTAAAAATGTAGTCATCGGTGGAGTGTCAGGCAATCAGACCGTTATCTTATCTGGTTTAGAAAAAGGAGACAAAATCGTAAGCGAAGGAGGTATTTACTTACCACAACTGTAG